AGTAGTTTACTACAATGCTCTACACATTTGTCATACATGGCAACTTCCAAAGCTGCTTTTGCAGCTCTCAGCCTGGCTTTACTATGTTTGGGATCAAATACTAGTGCTCTCTCACTATCAAATAAAGCTGATCTATAATTCTTTAAATGCCAATGAGAAGCTGccctattattataaagacttGCATTTATTTCTACATTATCTGATCTAACTTTAATGCCCTCAGTGtatctgtaaaaataaagatatagaAACAGTAAATAAATCCATTGTAAGCCTGTGAAGCCCAATGGAGTAAAGCCACAAAAAAACCAATATTAAGTGTAAAGGATAGAGGACAAAACTGTAGTTAGGATGTaaagtaaatttgtaaatttaaattaagtacaACTTACCCCAATATAGCAAGTCTGTAATTCTTATgcttaaaattaaagttgCCATCTTCCTTATAGTTAGTAGCAAGTTCTAATGGTGTATTCTCTTCAGGATCATATTTGAGTTTTGCTAAACCTTCAGCTAGCGGAGACATTTCATCACCATTTGGAGcagttttcataaaaaatggaTGTTTGTCCATTTCTTCCTAGACAAAtggatttttataatgtttattccGAGGAGTAAGTAAAGGGATTAATATGTATTCGAGACCGCGgtctacatattattaataatataatatttttgtctagGATAATAGCATCTCATTTTAAttgtgaattttaaattaaacataaaaaggcTGGTAAAATATTACCTCCCACCGATCTTCTGGCCATCCTTCAGTATATCTTTTCTTTTCTAAACCATCAATAAAATCGTCTAGCTCCCGATCTAATTTCTGACACAAAGCCACCCTTTCTTCGTCGCTCATACTcatagatttattttcaacatTATCACCcattttattagattattttacttttctcTTAATTGTAAACATAACCTCACTTTGAAAAATTCTGCAatacaaattgaaaaataataatgaatgtttTCTTAGTGAAAATGTCAAGCATGAACGTCACAGTCAAAAGTACTCTGTGGTTAATTACCATATAATAAATTGGGGTATTGTGTTATATCCCAGCACAACTTGGTAAAAATTGAAGATCGAATTATAAGAATTCTTATGTTAAGATTGTTCAGTCAAAAcaccataaaaaaattgtttcgttTGATTCTGATTGGTCAACGGCTTGTCTAGTCCAATACACGTAGACGCGTTATAACTTTGTCCAATAACAATCAAACGTAAAGCTTCGTCATGCTTCTTTCGATTAGGATTCTTAACCCTTGTGACACATGACACTAATATAAACGAATTATCTATACATATAAGTATTAATACCaagaacaaattaaaaatgaagcATCAGAATATCatcaaaatatgttatagatCAACCTCTATACTTATAGTCCAATACTACTTCcttatattcttaatataagtAACTAAGTTTCTTATGTTTTGAACTTTATGTCTACGAACccatagttattattaaatatatattcaattgaGATTGACTGatcaaagaataataattataaaaagaaaatcagcACAGTAGAACGAGTATCATTAGTCTCCAGTCCTCTACTATCAATCCATATAACACTTTTTTTCTAGTTATTAGCCTTTACTTATACTTGGCTTAATCAAGTAGTATGCTACAAAcagttattaatttgtaaggtctaaaatatatttgttcttaaataaggaattttaaaaaatgtcaaatataattattttccaaatattttGTGGGTGAGAAAGACAattgtacaatattaatttgaattaaataaatagccaGTAAGGTAATCAATATTAACgaattagataaaaaaataaagcaaccACATGTTTTAAACTACATCAAAGTTCCCTTCTTCCATTTATCGATATACTCGTTCTTCCTGCACTCACGTCTAGCAAAGTATTCTGGATACTGCGCCTTCTCCAGTGGGTGCCAATAATCAAGAACCCAGTCTGGAGGAGTCACAACGCGGGCGTAAGCAACGCCGCCGGCAATCCCAATCGATCTCGGAACTAAAGTAGATAAACCATTACACTTATATAACAAcagataatttataattatatataaattgtaataagcCAATACATTTAGCCAAAGGACGAGGATTATTTTTTAGCCAATGCTCGCGTTCTCCAACTCGTAACAAACGACGCTGTTCCTTTGGATCACTGACACATTTATTATCATCAAACTGTTTCCTCAGTTGCACTTGGTGATATCGAACTACGAACCTGAAATATCACATACCTGATAGTTGGCCAATTGTCTAGTAGAAACAGGTtgggataaataaatatggtttTAAAATTCCACTTCATAATATCTTACCTAGCTATGTAATAACCTTCAATAGTTCGCATACACTTCTTATAAAGGGTACATACTTTTTGTGCATGAGTTCGTAACTCGGGCGCGAAACtcatatttttgaatgttgtttattggtttaattaaaactaaggTGTTCTTGgtgtaaacaaatacaaagtATTGTTGCAGAGAAAATAAATGCAAAGGTCAAATTGACAAACGGTTTTTTATGCTTCAATATAAGGCCAGCATACATATAACCTTTTCCGTTTCATGCTTTGCAGTTTGCACGAAACTTTTCGAGTGAgggcagtaaatgtaattttctgggatatcataaaatatttatatatggtcATTATTCTTTAACATCAATAAATCATAAATCGAGTTAAAAAATAGTCAAACAATTTATCTATATGAAACTTCATCACCATCCGTAAATTACAAAGtacagatatattatatttcaattaaaagcagcctttaataaaatgaaactcAACGTTAATATTAGGATAAAACAgacaaagataaaatattcacAACCTACAGGCATGCGACACCCATAAGTCGATACGACTAATCTTTAACCTTTTATTGTCACGTGACGTATAAAaacgaatttaataattatggtttttttaataaattaattattatttcaaagttattttttaagtcaagtttcatagatattatttttgttttcgtgctgtcaaattttattaaatatgtaaggACTTTATTATCTAATCTgtgactttatttattttagatatgttTGACATTGAAATAGTGTGGTGAAGattgcaatattttaaaatatttttcgatcaattatgatattatgagtatttttaattaataatgtgtAGTTACTCCACTTTCTGCATTATAAAGGATTTAACCTTTTTGTTAGCTGAACAAATATTAGATTATATGTAAGCTACAAATTAAGTAAACCTGTGTCTGTAAGCATGTCCGAAACCTGGGAAGAAATCCAAGCGGTAAAAAGTAAAACTAAAAGTCTAAGAGAGAAATTGGAGAAACGAAAGAAGGAGCGACAAAGTATTTTAGGTTCCAATGCTGTTAGCGATAAAATTGAGGGTTCTCCAAATAGGAAAGATAAAGATGCATCGAACCCGGCAACGAAATCTGAATGTAAGCCCaacatgttatttttaatttaatgtttatgagATCAAATGTAAACTcaatgataaaaacaaatctaatttaatatcacATGGTTATGAAAATTTGACATTCGTTAATAGACTGTAATacttatgtttatttacaaagtaaCTGTTTAATTTCAGCCACATCAGACAAATCCAAACTACTTATTCCACCAGCATCGCTAGAAGTGCGTCTATTACAAGTTTTGTCAGACATGCAGCTACAATTACCAGCTACAGCCAGTGGTCTTCTTCCAGGATTAGGAGATGTTGACACAGGCATTGTTGCCAGCTTGTTACAAAAATTTGCTACACAAAAGCTTATAATGTAAGTATTAATGAACTAGTTATTATGTTAGTTACTTAGTTATAATGAATAGAAAAGTCTTAACTGTCATCATATAATTTAGAAAGaataagaattaattaaaaataatgaaatctgttgtaaatataattggcataatatgtttttttttatcatagacTATATTTTCTAGTGGTTAAATCTACaatcaaaaaaaatcaaatcttaAGGGAAGGGAAAACATTGAAGCGACTACTCATACTtagttgtattattattaagaacctAATAGAATAGAATTCAGCAAAGCAGCAGGGAcatttgattttggtcaataaaaCCAGTTTGTTCTTCTAAGCTATGttgtcgtaaacggttttgattGTTTACCCAAGTTTGATTGTTAGGAGCGCagtcataattaaattttttatatgtatactgTGTAAAGTCTATATATTGATACTGAAGGGACTACATATGGTGTTATGAAGAGTAAGAACTTAGATAACAAATCAAACAAGTGACAAAAATCAAGTGATGAATTGGGGTATAACTTGGGTTAACAATgggttgatttatttttttgacagCATTGTcttatttcacatatttttacaaacataaatgtatcaaaattttatttaaacatagtaATGTACAAAAATGCACACATCGcacaatattatttctatcatcatttatatttcagtataaaagagcgtacagaGACCACAACAGATGCTGGTATCGAGGTTGTGAGTGCTGAATCTGTACGGCTTGCTGCAGTGCTAGCTGCACTTATGGAAGAGCAGAATAATACTTGTAAAAGAAAAGGTATTAATTCTTACCATTAACTTATCACTTATTAATGTATAGTTTGATCAACAAGTATTCACTTGTTGTTCAGTacactatattataattattccgtatcttcaaaataaatacaaaaatgctGAACAATGTATAAACTGCAAATGGTTTTGTTGTacattcttaattaaaaagatgaCTCGGCACAGTTTTCGATTACATTGTCATCTTTATACAGGTCCAGaccttttgtttttcttagtgTGTGTTTCAAGTTCCCCAATTAAAATTTGCTTTAAGTCAATTGAATTATTGTGGTACAGAAATTTGTTAGCATCATCATACAAATCCTTCTAGTAATCATGAGTCTTGTCAATTATTCTCCTGCTtgtcattaaattataacataatatattataactgtaaagtttttatttcagccTGTGTGAATTCCTAGAGTGAAGTACATAAAATTTGTCACACTCttttgtgttgtttttttattgtaaatataaataatttcaggtGAAGAAACACCGGTAGAGGGACCAAAACAAAAAGTATCCAAAACAAGTACCGATGATAAAAAAGGAGGCAAAGGGACAAGTGATATTATggtaattgaatatttttttgtttaactgTTATAGGTTATAAGTTAACATGATTTTCAACCCTGAAGgatctttttttttctatgtggaTGATTAAAACTTGTGTTCTTTTTCTGTTCCTATGTTTATATCTTTCTTTAGTAGTCTAAGATCCGACTGCAGGATTAGTGTTAGTAGTTCACCAGTTATTTgctaaaaaacattttttttttatgtatattgtattagaGAATGTATCTACCAAGTTGCCTATCAAAAATTGGCCACtagtatttgttaattaattttcgcgAAAAAGTTTCGTTCacttgttttttaaacaaaatgtcgTCTACATCACGGCAAtgtatataaagatttaaaaaaatcatgctTGCCGTTGCGCACTATGCCGAACCAGCCAGCCAGGTGACAACAGGTATGGATGCGTTCaggtattacgtaacgaattttcggatgggggggggggtcctcttgtaaaacgttacgatgcggggcggggtttgaattacgcgttattgttaatattattttccactttccagtactttacaccacataatggtaagttttatgtataaagagtcactgggggtgattacgaaacgtttaactattaaaatacagataccattacggcgcgtttcatgggaGGGGGGGATctagaatctccaaaaattgcgtgacgtaatacttgatcGCTCCTTATGATGATGATACACTTATACGtttataacatacatttattaattatatatcaaattgAAGCTTTTTTTGCTATTAATTATCTTagccaatggcgctacaacctttttttaggtctgggcctcagatttctgtatctgtttcatgatcatttgttaatcgattaggcaagtaggtaatcagccttcagtgcctgacgcacgccgtcgacctTTTGGGTGCGAAGAGGTGCTGTGCGCGTACGCGACGGCAACCGTTATTTTTTCGAaaactttatgtaaattgcCGTCATGAAGACgatatctaattaaaaaacaagtgAACGAAACTTTTTCCCAAAAAtcaatttgattgaaataaaattgcaaCGGCCAAATTTTGATAGACAACTtggtatatatgttaaatcaGTAGTAaaagtaaagtagttaaatcagagagttaattgaatctctagacagttaattaaatgtcgatattcaatcaagtcgctagcattttgatttaaataaagcagcctcgaaaacgtttaactatttgtctgaccgaaagccagcgagttgattaacaatgtaacaCAATTTGTCATTGTGATTTCGGTGTGATcatgaagaactgagagcttggaaattccgtgttttgctttattgtaaatggttaggttaggttagtgtTGTTGCCTAGGAAACGTTTAGGattctcgttaaacgtttcgttcactcacttgtctgacggaactttagcgacttgattgaatatcgatctttaattaactggctagagattcaattaactctctgattgaACAACTTTACTgcaacatataaatattctcctaattataaatatacataaaaatttggtTTTTAGCAAATACCCGACGAACTAATCCTGCAGCCGGATCTCGTACTGTTGGTATCTTATTTGAATAACCATGTTTATAAAAGCGGGCTTCAaatctacaaatattttaattaatgaactaAAAAATTCACTTTATTATTGTTCACAATATGTTTACTTTTATGTTTCAGTCATTATTAGCAATGCCATCAAGTAGAGAAAAAGCTGTGAAGAGGGTAGGCGAGGAAATAATGGATCTGCTAAGCAAACCCACAGCTAAAGAGAAGTCTTTGGCCGACAAGTTTAAGAGCCAAGGAGGTAAGGCGGTTTTGACTTTTTCCTTTCCTGTccttagggagcgttcaagtattacgtcacgcaatttttggagattcttgacccccccccaCCCATGTAACGCGCCCTAACGTTTCTGTTTCCaatagtaaaatgtttcgTGACCAAGACCAGTGACTCTTTAGACCTAAAAcataccattatgtggtgtaaagtactgggaAGTGcgaatccccgccccgcatcgtaacgttttacaaaaggTAAActcacccccccccccccaaatgcgttacgtaatacttgaacgctccttTATCGGGTGTAATGATTATGGTACTTAAGGGAATAAACAAGAgtgacaaaacattatttaattatatgaggCTTATATTCATTGATagatagttattatttatattactgaCTTGGCCAAATGTCTTGAGCGCCTGAACCTCTTGAGGCTCGCACCAATGGTCTTTCAATTTAACACTCGAATGTAGAAGTAGCCAATCGATACATCAGGCACAAAACGGTGATTTGtacttgtaatattttgtattaatacagaaatctaaataAGTTGTTTTTACTGCATTTAAAAGACAACTAAGGCTATAGGCTTAGTGCATATACAGCCCTGAATTCGAATACCGGCAAATAAATTCGTTTTA
The genomic region above belongs to Pieris brassicae chromosome 9, ilPieBrab1.1, whole genome shotgun sequence and contains:
- the LOC123714367 gene encoding NADH dehydrogenase [ubiquinone] 1 beta subcomplex subunit 9-like, whose product is MSFAPELRTHAQKVCTLYKKCMRTIEGYYIARFVVRYHQVQLRKQFDDNKCVSDPKEQRRLLRVGEREHWLKNNPRPLAKFPRSIGIAGGVAYARVVTPPDWVLDYWHPLEKAQYPEYFARRECRKNEYIDKWKKGTLM